Proteins from one Phocoena phocoena chromosome 7, mPhoPho1.1, whole genome shotgun sequence genomic window:
- the HSPE1 gene encoding 10 kDa heat shock protein, mitochondrial — MAGQAFRKFLPLFDRVLVERSAAETVTKGGIMLPEKSQGKVLQATVVAVGSGSKGKGGEIQPVSVKVGDKVLLPEYGGTKVVIDDKDYFLFRDGDILGKYVD; from the exons ATG GCAGGACAGGCATTTAGAAAGTTTCTTCCCCTCTTTGACCGAGTATTAGTTGAAAGAAGTGCAGCCGAGACTGTAACCAAGGGAGGCATTATGCTTCcagaaaaatcacaaggaaaagtATTGCAAGCAACGGTAGTAGCTGTTGGATCAGGCTCTAAAGGAAAG ggTGGAGAGATTCAACCAGTTAGTGTGAAAGTTGGAGATAAAGTTCTTCTCCCAGAATATGGAGGCACCAAAGTAGTTATAGATGACAAG GATTATTTCTTATTTAGAGATGGTGACATTCTTGGAAAATACGTCGACTAA
- the HSPD1 gene encoding 60 kDa heat shock protein, mitochondrial: MLRLPAVLRQIRPVSRALAPHLTRAYAKDVKFGADARALMLQGVDLLADAVAVTMGPKGRTVIIEQSWGSPKVTKDGVTVAKSIDLKDKYKNIGAKLVQDVANNTNEEAGDGTTTATVLARSIAKEGFEKISKGANPVEIRRGVMLAVDAVIAELKKQSKPVTTPEEIAQVATISANGDKEIGSIISDAMKKVGRKGVITVKDGKTLNDELEIIEGMKFDRGYISPYFINTSKGQKCEFQDAYVLLSEKKISSVQSIVPALEIANAHRKPLVIIAEDVDGEALSTLVLNRLKVGLQVVAVKAPGFGDNRKNQLKDMAIATGGAVFGEEGLTLNLEDVQPHDLGKVGEVIVTKDDAMLLKGKGDKAQIEKRIQEIIEQLDITTSEYEKEKLNERLAKLSDGVAVLKVGGTSDVEVNEKKDRVTDALNATRAAVEEGIVLGGGCALLRCLPALDSITPANEDQKIGIEIIKKALKIPAMTIAKNAGVEGSLIVEKILQSSSEVGYDAMLGDFVNMVEKGIIDPTKVVRTALLDAAGVASLLTTAEVVVTEIPKEEKDPGMGGMGGMGGGMGGGMF; this comes from the exons ATGCTTCGATTGCCCGCAGTCCTTCGCCAGATTAGGCCAGTGTCCAGGGCGCTGGCTCCTCATCTCACTCGGGCTTATGCCAAAGATGTAAAATTTGGTGCAGATGCCCGAGCCTTAATGCTTCAAGGTGTAGACCTTTTAGCTGATGCTGTAGCCGTTACTATGGGGCCAAAG GGAAGGACGGTGATTATTGAACAGAGTTGGGGAAGTCCCAAAGTGACAAAAGATGGTGTGACTGTTGCAAAGTCCATTgacttaaaagataaatataaaaatattggcGCGAAACTTGTTCAGGACGTTGCCAATAACACAAACGAAGAGGCTGGGGATGGCACCACTACTGCGACTGTACTGGCACGCTCCATTGCTAAGGAAGGCTTTGAGAAGATTAGCAAAGGTGCTAATCCAGTGGAAATCAGGAGAG gtgtgatgttagctgttgaTGCTGTAATTGCTGAACTTAAGAAGCAGTCTAAACCTGTGACAACCCCGGAAGAGATCGCCCAG GTTGCTACGATTTCTGCAAATGGAGACAAAGAAATCGGCAGCATCATTTCTGATGCGATGAAAAAGGTTGGAAGAAAGGGCGTTATCACAGTAAAG GATGGAAAAACACTGAATGATGAATTAGAAATTATTGAAGGCATGAAGTTTGATAgagggtatatctctccatactTTATTAATACATCAAAAG GTCAGAAATGTGAATTCCAAGATGCCTATGTTCtgttaagtgaaaagaaaatttctaGTGTCCAGTCCATTGTTCCTGCTCTTGAAATTGCCAATGCTCACCGTAAGCCTTTGGTCATAATTGCTGAAGACGTGGATGGAGAAGCTCTAAGTACACTCGTTTTGAATAG GCTGAAAGTTGGTCTTCAGGTTGTAGCAGTCAAAGCTCCAGGTTTTGGTGACAATAGAAAGAACCAGCTTAAAGACATGGCTATTGCTACTGGTGGTgca gTATTTGGAGAAGAAGGACTAACTCTAAATCTTGAAGATGTTCAGCCTCATGACTTAGGAAAAGTTGGAGAGGTCATTGTGACCAAAGATGATGCCATGCTCTTGAAAGGAAAAGGTGACAAGGCTCAAATTGAAAAGCGTATTCAAGAAATCATCGAGCAGTTAGATATTACAACTAgtgaatatgaaaaggaaaaactgaatgaACGTCTGGCAAAACTCTCAGATGGTGTTGCTGTGCTAAAG GTTGGTGGGACAAGTGATGTTGaagtgaatgaaaagaaagacagaGTTACAGATGCCCTTAATGCTACACGAGCTGCTGTTGAAGAAGGCATTGTTTTGGGAGGGGGCTGTGCCCTGCTTCGGTGCCTTCCAGCCTTGGATTCAATAACTCCAGCTAATGAAGATCAAAAAATTG gtatagaaattattaaaaaagcaCTCAAAATTCCTGCAATGACCATTGCTAAGAATGCAGGTGTCGAAGGATCATTGATAGTTGAGAAAATTTTGCAAAGTTCTTCAGAAGTTGGTTATGATGCTATGCTTGGAGATTTTGTGAATATGGTGGAAAAAGGAATCATTGATCCAACTAAG GTTGTAAGAACTGCATTACTGGATGCTGCTGGAGTGGCCTCTCTGTTAACTACAGCAGAAGTTGTAGTCACAGAAATTCCTAAAGAAGAGAAGGATCCTGGAATGGGTGgaatgggtgggatgggaggtgggATGGGAGGTGGCATGTTCTAA